One stretch of bacterium DNA includes these proteins:
- a CDS encoding bifunctional nuclease family protein gives MILMEVKGLMMDPSSSVPIVILRSEEHSRILPIWIGIFEANAIALKLEGIEPPRPMTHDLLVNLLGGINCRIARVAIHDLVDNTFFAQIFIELDSEELIIDSRPSDAIALALRAEVPIYVAETVLDQAKADDLGARDKEKLKKWLEEVDPDDLGKYTM, from the coding sequence ATGATACTCATGGAAGTCAAAGGGCTCATGATGGATCCCAGCTCGAGCGTGCCCATCGTGATTCTCAGAAGCGAGGAGCACTCCCGGATCCTGCCGATCTGGATTGGCATCTTCGAGGCCAACGCGATCGCTCTCAAGCTGGAAGGGATCGAACCGCCTCGGCCGATGACCCATGACCTCCTGGTCAATCTACTGGGCGGCATCAACTGCAGAATCGCCCGGGTCGCGATCCATGATCTCGTCGACAACACCTTCTTCGCACAGATCTTCATTGAGCTCGACAGCGAGGAGCTGATCATTGATTCTCGACCGAGCGACGCCATCGCACTCGCCTTGAGGGCGGAAGTGCCCATCTACGTAGCGGAGACTGTCCTCGACCAGGCAAAGGCCGACGATCTCGGCGCTCGCGACAAAGAGAAGCTCAAGAAGTGGTTGGAAGAGGTCGATCCGGACGACCTGGGCAAGTACACTATGTAG
- a CDS encoding ParA family protein produces MILAITNQKGGVGKTTTAINLSAALATKGFRTLLVDVDPQANSSMSFVNVHELEGSMYDVLANADVVLSDILLEAVKVPQLFIAPSSISLAKVEAKLLGDLDGHFKLKDEIDRVRDQYDYIVIDTPPTLGLITVNALVAATHVLIPIQSSYFALEGTDDLLETIDKIKNRANPDLQILGVLITLFDKRTILSRDIKAEIGQVFGEKLFKTRISKSVRLEESPAYKESIFSFAPRSSGAYEYYKLSEEVLSRV; encoded by the coding sequence ATGATACTCGCGATCACGAATCAGAAAGGCGGCGTCGGCAAGACGACGACCGCGATCAATCTCTCGGCGGCTCTGGCCACCAAAGGCTTCCGCACGCTCTTGGTCGACGTCGACCCCCAGGCCAACAGCAGCATGTCTTTTGTCAACGTCCATGAGCTCGAGGGCTCGATGTACGATGTCTTGGCCAATGCCGACGTCGTGCTATCCGACATCCTCCTCGAGGCGGTCAAGGTACCTCAGCTCTTCATTGCGCCATCCTCCATCTCCCTGGCAAAGGTCGAGGCCAAGCTACTGGGAGATCTGGATGGCCACTTCAAGCTCAAAGACGAGATCGATCGAGTTCGTGACCAGTACGACTACATCGTGATCGACACGCCGCCAACTCTAGGCCTGATCACCGTCAACGCCCTGGTGGCTGCGACTCATGTGCTGATCCCCATCCAGTCGAGCTACTTCGCGCTGGAGGGCACCGACGACCTGCTGGAAACCATCGACAAGATCAAGAATCGAGCCAATCCGGATCTCCAGATCCTCGGTGTCTTGATCACCCTATTTGACAAGCGCACGATCCTTTCCCGTGACATCAAAGCGGAAATCGGCCAGGTCTTCGGGGAGAAGCTCTTCAAGACCCGGATCAGCAAGAGCGTACGGCTCGAAGAAAGCCCTGCCTACAAGGAATCCATATTCAGTTTCGCACCTCGCTCCAGTGGCGCCTATGAGTATTACAAGCTCTCGGAAGAGGTTCTGAGCCGTGTCTAA
- the miaB gene encoding tRNA (N6-isopentenyl adenosine(37)-C2)-methylthiotransferase MiaB, with product MRLLPPRRFFVETWGCQMNELDSQRLSSQLMQLGSLPTRDPGRADLILLNSCSVREKAAHKAYSRLGEYRLLKRSRPELLLGFCGCVAQQEGDRALERLPDLDFVIGPGRVGELEEVLRQRLLGRRVVATGFPDAAERNYDLDVLSREGLYKGMVTIIEGCDKKCTFCIVPTTRGPEQNRAMEDILAEVRHLLDFGFLEIELLGQTVNHWRDPATDVDFAVLLDRVASIEGLKRLRFVTSYPRDFTQEMVDQMALHSNICPYLHLPVQSGADRILRLMGRGYTIEPYRDLIERLRRSRPGMAISTDLIVGFPGETEEDFAATLELVSELRFASLFAFKYSPRPGTAAPRLKVPEVEPEVADERLQRLFALQKTIQLEINQTLVGETFDVLVTAWGKKPGTLTGRTPCHRLLHFEHGDEPAELGTLTQVQVEQAFPHSLIGRQTA from the coding sequence ATGAGGCTACTGCCGCCCAGGCGGTTCTTCGTCGAAACCTGGGGCTGCCAGATGAACGAGCTCGATAGCCAGCGTCTGTCGAGCCAGTTGATGCAGCTTGGCAGCTTGCCGACCCGCGACCCCGGCCGAGCCGATCTGATCCTCCTGAATTCTTGCAGCGTACGGGAAAAGGCTGCCCACAAGGCATACTCCCGACTCGGAGAGTACCGACTGTTGAAGCGCAGCCGACCCGAGTTGCTGCTGGGATTTTGCGGCTGCGTGGCCCAGCAGGAGGGGGATCGGGCGCTGGAGCGTCTGCCAGATCTCGATTTCGTCATCGGTCCGGGCAGAGTCGGAGAGCTCGAAGAAGTCCTTCGGCAACGACTCCTGGGGCGCCGGGTCGTGGCCACCGGTTTTCCCGACGCAGCCGAACGCAATTACGATCTCGACGTTCTGTCGCGCGAAGGGCTCTACAAGGGAATGGTGACGATCATCGAAGGGTGTGACAAGAAGTGCACCTTCTGTATCGTTCCGACGACGCGGGGCCCTGAGCAGAACCGCGCGATGGAAGACATTCTGGCCGAGGTCCGCCATCTGCTCGACTTCGGTTTCCTGGAGATCGAGCTCCTGGGGCAGACCGTCAATCATTGGCGAGACCCGGCGACGGACGTCGATTTTGCCGTCCTCCTTGATCGCGTCGCGTCGATAGAGGGCCTGAAGCGACTCCGTTTCGTCACTTCCTATCCGCGGGACTTCACCCAGGAAATGGTCGATCAGATGGCTCTGCATAGCAACATCTGTCCCTATCTGCACTTGCCGGTACAGTCGGGGGCGGATCGCATCCTGCGACTGATGGGCCGTGGCTACACCATCGAGCCGTACCGTGATCTGATCGAACGCTTGCGCAGGAGCCGGCCGGGGATGGCCATCTCTACCGATCTCATCGTCGGATTCCCTGGCGAGACCGAAGAGGACTTTGCGGCTACCCTCGAGCTGGTCTCGGAACTTCGCTTCGCCTCTCTATTCGCCTTCAAGTACTCACCGCGACCGGGGACTGCGGCGCCACGCCTCAAGGTACCGGAGGTCGAGCCGGAGGTAGCTGACGAGCGCCTGCAAAGACTGTTTGCACTCCAGAAGACGATCCAACTGGAGATCAACCAGACGTTGGTAGGGGAGACCTTCGACGTCCTGGTCACGGCGTGGGGCAAGAAGCCAGGAACTCTGACCGGTCGCACTCCATGCCATAGGCTCCTTCACTTCGAGCATGGAGACGAGCCCGCGGAGCTCGGAACTCTGACACAGGTACAAGTCGAGCAGGCCTTCCCGCACTCGCTGATCGGACGCCAGACGGCTTGA